One Photobacterium sp. TY1-4 genomic window carries:
- a CDS encoding flavin monoamine oxidase family protein, with protein MIALSRQQRQQRLVQFRQALHQCYQNHMYRQQQTLASPVACTPQSNQSNDALSVGIVGGGMAGMYASMLLAKLGIHSQIFEASGERIGGRVYTHYFNNEPHQYAELGAMRFPHNELQSRLFNFWDYLNTTVSEVENAREIPRIPYILFDSNEATPDTGNLLCFNGMPPVTRTQAEADNSLLGFDPFFEGPEYAYFKDADGKLKSASVLLDLALEPFVALFENENIEVAWAEILKYNRYSARGYLQDVGDGVQPYPVEIVDYMETVNAYTGIYDLSFIELVLDTYSFDESPEWSAMEGGTSRIAAEMANRIPGSQFKTGTRVTTLREESDQAYIEYNTGDGTLTESAAFDRVIVTLPFSQLRFVDTPASWSAGKYQAIRSLKMTNAVKVALGFRTRFWEQQGPYSQGMEGGQSNTDLASRSIVYPSFGIGESGPAYLLSSYSWQNDADKFSHLSEAEALEATLRDVVHLHGDIARQEYLGHGTAVVWNRQELAGGGFEFFAAGQFEKLFVAAREPEGRFNFAGEHLDMVHYWIAGSYNAAFRTVWEILIQEGLDTQANLETLFSALGGGDILPTMIPHFNRHSHSTLLEIQQNLQNN; from the coding sequence ATGATCGCCTTATCCCGACAGCAACGTCAGCAACGCCTCGTTCAATTTCGCCAGGCACTCCATCAATGCTATCAAAATCATATGTACCGGCAGCAACAAACCCTGGCAAGCCCAGTCGCCTGTACCCCACAAAGCAACCAGAGCAATGACGCACTTTCAGTCGGCATTGTCGGTGGCGGTATGGCGGGGATGTATGCCTCAATGCTACTGGCAAAACTAGGTATCCACAGCCAGATCTTCGAAGCTTCTGGCGAGCGCATCGGCGGACGGGTTTACACCCACTATTTCAACAATGAGCCGCATCAGTACGCCGAACTGGGTGCGATGCGTTTTCCCCACAATGAGCTGCAAAGCCGGCTATTCAACTTCTGGGATTACCTCAATACCACTGTCTCTGAGGTTGAAAACGCCCGAGAAATTCCACGGATCCCCTATATTCTCTTCGACAGCAATGAAGCAACGCCCGACACGGGGAATTTACTGTGTTTTAATGGCATGCCGCCGGTCACCCGCACCCAGGCCGAGGCCGATAACAGTCTGCTCGGGTTTGATCCCTTTTTCGAGGGACCGGAATATGCGTACTTCAAAGATGCCGACGGCAAACTCAAAAGTGCCTCAGTCTTGCTCGATCTCGCCCTGGAACCTTTTGTGGCTTTGTTTGAAAACGAAAATATCGAGGTCGCCTGGGCAGAAATCCTGAAATATAACCGCTACTCCGCACGCGGTTACCTGCAAGACGTCGGGGATGGTGTCCAGCCCTACCCGGTCGAAATCGTCGACTATATGGAAACCGTCAATGCGTATACAGGCATCTATGATCTGTCGTTTATTGAGTTGGTCCTCGACACCTATTCTTTTGATGAAAGCCCGGAATGGTCTGCTATGGAGGGGGGGACGTCCCGGATCGCCGCCGAAATGGCCAACCGGATCCCGGGTTCACAATTTAAAACCGGTACTCGGGTCACCACATTGCGCGAAGAGAGCGACCAAGCCTACATTGAGTACAATACCGGCGACGGCACCCTGACCGAAAGCGCCGCCTTTGATCGAGTCATCGTGACCCTGCCCTTCAGCCAACTGCGGTTTGTCGACACACCGGCATCCTGGTCTGCCGGTAAATACCAGGCGATCCGCAGTCTGAAAATGACCAATGCCGTTAAAGTTGCCCTGGGATTCCGTACCCGTTTCTGGGAGCAGCAGGGCCCCTACAGCCAAGGGATGGAAGGCGGCCAGAGTAATACCGATCTCGCCTCTCGCAGTATTGTTTATCCCTCTTTTGGGATTGGCGAATCCGGCCCGGCCTATCTGTTATCCAGCTACTCGTGGCAGAACGACGCCGACAAATTTTCGCACCTGAGCGAGGCAGAAGCCCTTGAGGCCACCTTAAGGGATGTGGTGCATTTACATGGTGACATTGCCCGGCAGGAATACTTAGGGCACGGGACCGCCGTGGTCTGGAACCGTCAGGAACTCGCTGGGGGTGGCTTTGAATTTTTTGCGGCCGGGCAATTCGAGAAACTCTTTGTCGCTGCCCGTGAGCCGGAAGGACGGTTCAACTTTGCCGGAGAACACCTGGACATGGTGCACTACTGGATTGCTGGCTCCTACAACGCAGCCTTCCGGACAGTGTGGGAAATCCTGATCCAGGAGGGGCTGGATACCCAGGCAAACCTGGAGACCCTGTTCAGTGCACTCGGCGGCGGGGACATTCTGCCGACGATGATCCCGCACTTCAACCGCCACAGCCACTCCACCCTACTGGAAATCCAACAAAATCTTCAGAACAACTAA
- a CDS encoding UTRA domain-containing protein gives MAIQTKTPTKTPTQLGKIKTSIRQQIQSGLMSGGQKLPSERELSTLFETTRITIKDALVALETEGLIYREERRGWFVSPQRICYNPLSRSHFHQMIREQHRIAETRLVNTRAEMAAGEYAAALNIRQLTPIHIIERLRYIDGRAVLFVENCLMTNLFPGILEENLTLSLTGLFAEKYGYHTHRSRFDVIPTAAPSHVAKALNLAEGQSVLKICRVNYKQDGALMDCEFEYWRPDAVMIRIDSSADYTA, from the coding sequence ATGGCTATTCAAACCAAAACACCAACCAAAACCCCGACCCAACTCGGCAAAATTAAAACCAGCATTCGTCAGCAAATCCAGTCCGGGTTGATGAGCGGCGGACAAAAGCTACCTTCCGAGCGCGAGCTGAGCACGCTATTTGAAACCACGCGGATCACGATTAAGGATGCGCTGGTTGCGCTGGAAACCGAAGGCCTGATCTATCGGGAGGAGCGTCGTGGCTGGTTCGTCTCCCCGCAGCGGATCTGCTACAACCCGCTCTCACGCAGCCACTTTCATCAGATGATCCGTGAACAGCACCGAATTGCCGAAACCCGGCTGGTCAATACCCGGGCTGAAATGGCCGCCGGTGAATACGCCGCCGCACTGAATATTCGCCAACTCACCCCCATCCACATTATTGAGCGCTTGCGCTACATTGATGGCCGGGCGGTGCTGTTTGTTGAAAACTGCCTGATGACCAACCTGTTCCCGGGGATCCTGGAAGAAAACCTGACGCTATCACTTACCGGCCTTTTTGCTGAAAAGTATGGTTACCACACCCACCGCTCCCGCTTTGATGTGATCCCAACCGCAGCCCCGAGCCATGTCGCCAAAGCCTTGAACCTGGCCGAAGGCCAATCGGTGCTGAAAATCTGCCGGGTCAACTATAAACAGGACGGCGCCTTGATGGACTGTGAATTTGAATACTGGCGCCCGGATGCGGTGATGATCCGAATTGACAGTTCGGCCGACTATACGGCCTGA
- a CDS encoding ABC transporter substrate-binding protein — protein sequence MNTLLTRTLALKTTLLATTLSATVYASDADLESLVEAAKKEGTVYSVGMPDSWANWKDTWADLKVNYGLQHQDTDMSSAQEIAKFEAEKKNATADIGDVGFAFARVAVKKGVTQPYKPSTWEEIPNWAKDKDGHWALAYTGTISFISNNNLVKNPPKSWDDLLEGDYKVSVGDVGVAAQANNAVLAAAFAQGGNESNLKPAIKFFSKLAKQGRLSFTDPGLANLEKGEVEVAILWDFNALNYRDQIDRDRFTVSIPQDGSVISGYTTIINKFAKNPNAAKLAREYIFSDQGQINLAEGYARPIRSSITLPKSIQDKLLPNSQYTNVHPVTDFKAWEKSARKLPRQWQENVLIHQQ from the coding sequence ATGAATACTTTGTTAACCCGCACGCTCGCCCTCAAAACCACGCTGCTTGCCACCACACTTTCAGCCACCGTTTATGCAAGTGACGCAGATCTGGAATCGCTGGTTGAAGCCGCGAAAAAAGAAGGCACCGTTTACAGTGTCGGGATGCCGGACAGCTGGGCCAACTGGAAAGATACCTGGGCCGATTTGAAAGTCAATTATGGCCTGCAGCATCAGGATACCGACATGAGCTCTGCGCAGGAAATTGCCAAGTTTGAAGCGGAGAAGAAAAATGCCACCGCGGATATCGGTGATGTCGGTTTTGCCTTTGCCCGTGTTGCGGTGAAAAAGGGCGTGACGCAGCCTTATAAACCAAGCACCTGGGAAGAGATCCCGAACTGGGCCAAAGACAAAGACGGCCATTGGGCCCTGGCGTATACCGGGACGATTTCCTTTATCTCTAACAACAACCTGGTGAAGAACCCGCCGAAATCCTGGGATGATTTGCTTGAGGGCGATTATAAAGTCAGCGTCGGGGATGTAGGCGTTGCGGCTCAGGCCAACAATGCCGTACTGGCAGCGGCGTTTGCCCAGGGTGGAAATGAATCGAACCTGAAACCGGCCATCAAGTTTTTCTCCAAGCTGGCCAAGCAGGGACGTTTGTCGTTTACCGATCCGGGGCTGGCGAACCTGGAGAAAGGGGAAGTGGAAGTTGCGATTCTGTGGGACTTTAATGCCCTGAACTATCGTGACCAGATTGACCGCGACCGCTTCACCGTCAGCATTCCGCAAGACGGCTCGGTGATTTCCGGTTACACCACCATTATCAACAAGTTTGCCAAGAACCCGAATGCTGCCAAGCTGGCCCGTGAATATATCTTCAGCGATCAGGGACAGATTAACCTGGCCGAAGGTTATGCCCGCCCGATCCGCAGTTCGATCACCCTGCCGAAATCAATTCAGGACAAGCTGTTGCCGAACTCACAATACACCAATGTTCATCCTGTGACGGATTTTAAAGCCTGGGAAAAATCGGCCCGTAAACTGCCGCGTCAATGGCAGGAAAACGTGCTGATTCACCAGCAGTAA